Proteins from a genomic interval of Nocardioidaceae bacterium:
- a CDS encoding enoyl-CoA hydratase/isomerase family protein, translating into MPAPADLEHLTWTEPRDGVVLLTLDNPSQRNAMSGAMTTSWTRATAALAADPDVRAVVVTGEGSAFCAGGDVSWLASEPDATAADLRLRMQAFYRDWLSVRRIEVPVLAAVNGPVIGAGLCLALACDLGYAASSAKLGAPFVKLGLHPGMAATHLLVDAVGPMRARDLLLTGRLVEAAEAAAIGLVAAELPDEGFLDAVLDVAAGIAATAPLASRLTTVALREGGHRSVEEAIRWEALAQPVTMTTDDLQKGLAAVRERRTPRFTGR; encoded by the coding sequence ATGCCCGCACCAGCCGATCTCGAGCACCTGACCTGGACCGAGCCCCGGGACGGCGTGGTGCTGCTGACGCTCGACAACCCCTCCCAGCGCAACGCGATGTCGGGGGCCATGACGACGTCCTGGACCCGGGCCACCGCCGCCCTCGCCGCCGACCCGGACGTGCGCGCTGTGGTGGTCACGGGGGAGGGGTCGGCGTTCTGCGCGGGCGGTGACGTCTCGTGGCTCGCCTCCGAGCCCGACGCCACCGCTGCCGACCTGAGGCTGCGGATGCAGGCGTTCTACCGGGACTGGCTCTCGGTGCGGCGCATCGAGGTGCCGGTGCTGGCGGCGGTCAACGGGCCGGTGATCGGGGCCGGGCTGTGCCTCGCCCTGGCCTGCGACCTCGGGTACGCGGCCTCCTCGGCGAAGCTGGGCGCCCCCTTCGTCAAGCTCGGGCTGCACCCCGGCATGGCCGCCACCCACCTGCTGGTCGACGCCGTCGGCCCGATGCGGGCACGCGACCTGCTGCTGACCGGGCGGCTGGTCGAGGCCGCCGAGGCGGCGGCGATCGGTCTGGTGGCCGCGGAGCTGCCCGACGAGGGGTTCCTCGACGCGGTGCTCGACGTCGCGGCCGGCATCGCCGCCACCGCCCCTCTGGCGAGCAGGCTCACCACCGTCGCGTTGCGCGAGGGCGGCCACCGCAGCGTCGAGGAGGCGATCCGGTGGGAGGCGCTCGCGCAGCCGGTCACCATGACCACCGACGACCTGCAGAAGGGTCTCGCGGCAGTGCGGGAGCGGCGTACGCCTCGCTTCACCGGACGCTGA
- a CDS encoding PHP domain-containing protein — translation MTSPADDHAPGPVAALRRVAFLLERGRAETVKVKAFRTAAATLLPLDADEIAARVEAGSLTDLPGIGRSTAEVVAYAVRGERAPRLVTLEQEHAGPLVPGGETIRAALRGDLHTHSDWSDGGSPIEEMAFTAMQLGHEYQVLTDHSPRLRVANGLSAERLARQADVVAALNDHLADAGERFRLLHGIEVDILDDGSLDQTREMLGRLDVRVASVHSKLRMDAAAMTRRLVAAVSDPMTNVLGHCTGRLVEGSRGTRPPSEFDARAVFEACAAHETAVEINARPERADPPEALIELALEAGCLFSIDSDAHAPGQLDFLDHGCARAVAADVPAERIVNTWDRERLLTWASAGT, via the coding sequence ATGACCTCACCGGCCGACGACCACGCTCCCGGGCCCGTCGCCGCCCTGCGACGGGTGGCCTTCCTCCTCGAGCGCGGGCGCGCCGAGACCGTGAAGGTGAAGGCGTTCCGGACGGCTGCGGCGACGCTCCTGCCGCTCGACGCCGACGAGATCGCCGCCCGCGTGGAGGCGGGCAGCCTGACCGACCTCCCGGGCATCGGGCGTTCGACCGCGGAGGTGGTGGCGTACGCCGTGCGCGGTGAACGTGCCCCCCGCCTGGTGACGCTGGAACAGGAGCACGCGGGGCCCCTGGTGCCGGGGGGCGAGACCATCCGCGCGGCCCTGCGCGGCGACCTGCACACCCACTCGGACTGGTCGGACGGCGGATCGCCCATCGAGGAGATGGCCTTCACCGCGATGCAGCTCGGGCACGAGTACCAGGTGCTCACCGACCACTCGCCCCGCCTGCGGGTGGCGAACGGGCTCTCGGCCGAGCGGCTGGCGCGGCAGGCGGACGTGGTCGCCGCGCTCAACGACCACCTGGCCGACGCGGGGGAGCGGTTCAGGCTGCTGCACGGCATCGAGGTGGACATCCTCGACGACGGGTCGCTCGACCAGACCCGCGAGATGCTGGGTCGCCTGGACGTGCGCGTGGCCTCGGTGCACTCCAAGCTGCGGATGGACGCAGCCGCCATGACCCGGCGGCTGGTCGCGGCCGTCTCGGACCCGATGACGAACGTGCTCGGCCACTGCACAGGTCGACTGGTCGAGGGGTCACGCGGCACCCGTCCGCCCTCGGAGTTCGACGCCCGGGCGGTCTTCGAGGCGTGTGCGGCGCACGAGACCGCGGTGGAGATCAACGCACGTCCCGAGCGTGCTGACCCCCCGGAGGCGCTGATCGAGCTCGCCCTGGAAGCCGGGTGCCTCTTCAGCATCGACTCCGACGCCCACGCGCCGGGGCAGCTGGACTTCCTGGACCACGGCTGCGCCCGCGCCGTGGCTGCCGATGTCCCGGCCGAGCGCATCGTCAACACGTGGGACCGCGAGCGCCTGCTCACCTGGGCTTCCGCCGGCACTTAG
- a CDS encoding M48 family metallopeptidase, whose protein sequence is MDHMEVEVRRSRRRTRTVQAYKEDGRVVVMVPARFSRAEEREWVDKMVAKLDRAERRRRPSDAALTARARRLSDTYLGGLARPHSVRWVDNMTTRWGSCTPSDASIRLSRRLQQMPPWVLDYVLVHELAHLLEANHNADFWAWVDAYPQAERAKGFLDGWCAAQQSGAASSQQSDEPGDAQETGGEAVTA, encoded by the coding sequence ATGGATCACATGGAGGTCGAGGTGCGCCGCTCGCGTCGCCGTACGCGCACCGTCCAGGCCTACAAGGAGGACGGTCGCGTCGTCGTGATGGTGCCCGCCCGCTTCAGTCGTGCCGAGGAGCGCGAGTGGGTCGACAAGATGGTCGCGAAGCTCGACCGGGCCGAGCGGCGACGGCGGCCCAGCGACGCGGCGCTCACCGCCCGGGCGAGGCGCCTCAGCGACACCTACCTGGGCGGGCTGGCCCGTCCGCACAGCGTGCGCTGGGTCGACAACATGACGACACGCTGGGGGTCCTGCACCCCCTCGGACGCCTCGATCCGCCTGTCGCGACGTCTGCAGCAGATGCCGCCGTGGGTGCTGGACTACGTGCTGGTGCACGAGCTGGCCCACCTGCTCGAGGCCAACCACAACGCGGACTTCTGGGCCTGGGTCGACGCCTACCCCCAGGCCGAACGCGCCAAGGGTTTCCTCGACGGGTGGTGCGCGGCCCAGCAGTCCGGCGCCGCGTCGTCACAGCAGTCCGATGAGCCCGGGGACGCCCAGGAGACCGGGGGAGAAGCCGTCACCGCGTGA
- a CDS encoding NUDIX domain-containing protein codes for MSAHAAAVATLAHLDAYDAGQQELRTAYLDHLARHPDGLLRGCRPDHLTASVVVLSDDAEQVLLTLHAKAGRWFQLGGHIEERDASLVAAAERELAEESGLAGLAVDPHPVQLDAHAVDFCGDSPARHLDVRFLAVAPVGENPPVASEESLRVAWWPVASLPSEEPSLLALVDAGRRRMGCPPLTR; via the coding sequence CTGAGCGCCCACGCAGCGGCCGTGGCCACGCTGGCGCACCTCGACGCGTACGACGCGGGTCAGCAGGAGCTGCGGACGGCCTATCTCGACCACCTCGCACGGCACCCCGACGGGCTGCTGCGCGGCTGCCGTCCCGATCACCTCACCGCGAGTGTCGTCGTGCTCTCCGACGACGCCGAGCAGGTGCTGCTGACCCTGCACGCCAAGGCGGGCAGGTGGTTCCAGCTGGGTGGTCACATCGAGGAGCGCGACGCATCCCTGGTCGCGGCGGCGGAGCGCGAGCTGGCCGAGGAGTCAGGACTCGCGGGCCTGGCCGTGGACCCCCACCCCGTGCAGCTGGACGCGCACGCCGTCGACTTCTGCGGGGACTCCCCGGCACGTCACCTGGACGTACGCTTCCTCGCGGTGGCGCCGGTGGGTGAGAACCCTCCTGTCGCGAGCGAGGAGTCGCTGCGGGTGGCGTGGTGGCCGGTCGCGTCGCTGCCGAGCGAGGAGCCCTCGCTCCTGGCGCTCGTCGACGCCGGGCGCCGGCGTATGGGTTGTCCACCGCTCACGCGGTGA
- a CDS encoding zinc-dependent metalloprotease: MSHGRFSNEDPDDERPEEGGSPGQGASGGNPFAGTPLESLLGPLLGGAGFGGAGGPGGAGGGGFGGPGGPDLSALLGQVQSFMQPFEGPVNWSLAKDTARKSVAAAGSDPAPTAADQASVADAVRLADHWLDEVTEFPSGVQTTAAWSRAQWVEQTSEAWHALVLPVAANVVSGMGEAMPEEIRQMAGPFLQMMGQAGGALFGQQAGQAIGGLAAEVLTATDIGLPLGPTGRAALVTSNVAAFGEDLDVSAEDLRLYLAVRECAHHRLFAGVPWLRERLLTAVADVAGGTHLDPSAIEQQLSGLDPSNPAEIMEALQGGLFEPTRSPEQEAALTRLETLLALVEGWVDEVTAQATGTRMPAAAKLQEIVRRRRAAGGPAEDTFAALVGLQMRPRRLRDASALWGSLRTRQGIEARDTVWAHPDLLPTAADLDDPLGFREDVTAPESLSDEEFDAELGRLLDGDDTSGGAGDED, encoded by the coding sequence ATGAGTCACGGCCGCTTCAGCAACGAGGACCCCGACGACGAGCGCCCCGAGGAGGGCGGCTCCCCGGGGCAGGGCGCCTCGGGTGGCAACCCCTTCGCGGGCACACCCCTGGAGTCGTTGCTCGGCCCCCTGCTCGGCGGGGCCGGGTTCGGTGGTGCCGGCGGGCCCGGTGGTGCCGGTGGTGGCGGGTTCGGTGGGCCCGGCGGTCCCGACCTCTCGGCGCTCCTGGGTCAGGTGCAGTCGTTCATGCAGCCCTTCGAGGGACCCGTGAACTGGTCGCTGGCCAAGGACACCGCCCGCAAGAGCGTCGCCGCGGCCGGGTCGGACCCGGCGCCGACAGCGGCGGACCAGGCGAGCGTCGCCGACGCGGTGCGTCTGGCCGACCACTGGCTCGACGAGGTCACGGAGTTCCCCTCGGGCGTGCAGACCACCGCCGCGTGGTCGCGCGCGCAATGGGTCGAGCAGACCTCCGAGGCCTGGCACGCGCTCGTGCTGCCCGTCGCCGCGAACGTGGTCTCGGGCATGGGTGAGGCGATGCCGGAGGAGATCCGGCAGATGGCCGGCCCGTTCCTGCAGATGATGGGTCAGGCCGGCGGCGCGCTGTTCGGTCAGCAGGCCGGTCAGGCGATCGGCGGGCTCGCGGCCGAGGTGCTGACCGCGACGGACATCGGGCTGCCCCTGGGGCCGACCGGGCGAGCGGCGCTCGTGACGAGCAACGTGGCCGCGTTCGGTGAGGACCTCGACGTCAGCGCCGAGGACCTGCGCCTCTACCTGGCCGTCCGCGAGTGCGCCCACCACCGTCTCTTCGCCGGGGTGCCCTGGCTGCGGGAACGTCTGCTCACCGCCGTGGCGGACGTCGCGGGCGGCACGCACCTGGACCCCTCCGCGATCGAGCAGCAGCTCTCGGGACTGGACCCCTCGAACCCCGCCGAGATCATGGAGGCGCTCCAGGGCGGTCTCTTCGAGCCCACCCGCTCCCCCGAGCAGGAGGCCGCGCTCACCCGGCTGGAGACACTGCTCGCCCTGGTCGAGGGCTGGGTCGACGAGGTCACCGCGCAGGCGACGGGGACGCGCATGCCCGCTGCCGCGAAGCTGCAGGAGATCGTGCGCCGCCGCCGGGCGGCCGGGGGTCCCGCCGAGGACACCTTCGCTGCCCTGGTCGGGCTGCAGATGCGGCCGCGACGGTTGCGTGACGCCTCGGCCCTGTGGGGGTCGCTGCGCACCCGTCAGGGCATCGAGGCGCGTGACACCGTCTGGGCGCACCCGGACCTGCTGCCGACCGCGGCGGACCTCGACGACCCGCTGGGGTTCCGGGAGGACGTCACGGCACCCGAGTCGCTCAGCGACGAGGAGTTCGACGCCGAGCTCGGGCGACTGCTCGACGGTGACGACACCTCCGGTGGCGCGGGGGACGAGGACTGA
- a CDS encoding molybdenum cofactor biosynthesis protein MoaE, whose amino-acid sequence MRLVEIRETPLDVTEVNRALEDDSAGGVVLFVGVVRDHDGDKSVLGLEYSAHPTALARLEEVAAEVEARYPLRGLAAVHRTGTLDIGDAAVVVGCAADHRGEAFDAARMLIDELKDRVPIWKHQRFADGSEEWVGTP is encoded by the coding sequence ATGCGGCTGGTGGAGATCCGGGAGACACCTCTCGACGTGACCGAGGTGAACCGCGCGCTCGAGGACGACAGCGCCGGCGGCGTGGTGCTCTTCGTCGGCGTCGTCCGCGACCACGACGGCGACAAGTCGGTGCTGGGCCTGGAGTACTCGGCCCACCCCACCGCCCTGGCCCGCCTCGAGGAGGTCGCGGCCGAGGTGGAGGCCAGGTACCCGCTGCGGGGCCTCGCCGCCGTGCACCGCACCGGGACGCTGGACATCGGCGACGCCGCTGTCGTCGTCGGCTGCGCCGCCGACCACCGGGGCGAGGCGTTCGACGCCGCCCGCATGCTCATCGACGAGCTCAAGGACCGGGTGCCGATCTGGAAGCACCAACGCTTCGCCGACGGCTCCGAGGAGTGGGTGGGCACGCCCTGA
- a CDS encoding PDZ domain-containing protein, with product MDARIRSSLAALGLFSVLVVAAVAAPVPFVVYRPGPTFDVLGASAGEEIVTVAGHRAYRDDGELRFTTVSVTSPEQRLNVFDLLAAWASSTDAVFPREVVYGEDETAEEAERQSSIQMVTSQDAAIANAMRAAGDTVPEATEVLDVAAGSGADGALKVGDELVAVGDVEIGAAADVVRAVQRLEPGDEVQVRVRRDGELLTLPVTVQAPPDEPGRAQLGVVVGPGYQFPYEVDVAVADNVGGPSAGLMFALAVYDTLTPGSLTDGKVVSGTGTIADDGSVGPIGGIAQKILGADAADASLFFVPADNCAAATAAPTPDGMRLVRADDFDQALAALQTWAEDPDADLPRCP from the coding sequence GTGGACGCGCGCATCCGATCGAGCCTGGCTGCCCTCGGGCTGTTCAGCGTCCTCGTCGTCGCAGCCGTCGCGGCGCCCGTGCCGTTCGTGGTCTACCGACCCGGTCCCACCTTCGACGTGCTCGGCGCGAGCGCCGGTGAGGAGATCGTGACCGTGGCGGGCCACCGCGCCTACCGCGACGACGGCGAGCTCAGGTTCACCACCGTCTCGGTCACCTCCCCCGAGCAGCGCCTCAACGTCTTCGACCTGCTCGCCGCCTGGGCGTCCTCGACCGACGCGGTGTTCCCGCGCGAGGTCGTCTACGGCGAGGACGAGACGGCCGAGGAGGCCGAGCGGCAGTCCAGCATCCAGATGGTCACCTCCCAGGACGCGGCGATCGCCAACGCGATGCGGGCGGCCGGCGACACCGTGCCCGAGGCGACCGAGGTGCTCGACGTGGCCGCGGGCAGCGGCGCGGACGGTGCCCTGAAGGTCGGCGACGAGCTCGTGGCCGTCGGCGACGTCGAGATCGGCGCCGCCGCCGACGTCGTGCGCGCCGTGCAGCGGCTCGAGCCCGGGGACGAGGTGCAGGTCCGCGTGCGCCGCGACGGTGAGCTGCTGACCCTCCCGGTGACCGTACAGGCCCCGCCGGACGAGCCCGGCCGTGCCCAGCTGGGTGTCGTGGTCGGCCCCGGCTACCAGTTCCCCTACGAGGTTGACGTCGCGGTCGCGGACAACGTCGGCGGGCCGAGCGCCGGGCTGATGTTCGCCCTCGCGGTGTACGACACGCTCACCCCCGGGTCGCTGACCGACGGGAAGGTCGTCTCGGGCACCGGCACGATCGCCGACGACGGCTCCGTGGGACCGATCGGCGGCATCGCCCAGAAGATCCTGGGCGCCGACGCGGCCGACGCCTCGCTGTTCTTCGTCCCGGCCGACAACTGTGCGGCGGCCACGGCGGCCCCGACCCCCGACGGCATGCGGCTGGTCCGCGCCGACGACTTCGACCAGGCCCTGGCTGCGCTGCAGACCTGGGCCGAGGACCCCGACGCCGACCTGCCGAGGTGCCCGTGA
- a CDS encoding UPF0182 family protein: MSGYFDDAPPSGGSTRTAPSSGGAPPRSRALIWTIGVLLLAFTLLSTFTSIYTDRLWFASVDFSEVYSTLLLTRIGLFVVFGLFMGVVVGANIYLAYRFRPVFRPASMEQANLDRYRDAVEPIGKWLLLGVAGIMAVFAGASGAGQWRDYLLASNGGEFGVTEPFFGRDAGFYVFDLSWYHYLVDFTMTALVLALISAAAVHYLYGGIRLQSKADRFSGAAHAQTSVLLGLLLIFKAVDYYLDRFDLLNAQGTLQDAAFTGMRYTDENAVLPSKNILMVIALICGILLLANVFRRTWTLPAVSIALLALSAVLLGFIWPAAVQSFQVRPNEPDRERPYIARNIESTRAAYDVEGTQVVRYNAETSLSPQQLSDSAQSLPGIRLQDPSQVNRTFQQKQQVRGYYTVPDVLDVDRYEVNGQDRDMVVAVRELNQAGLPEDQQSWTNLATVYTHGYGMIAAYGNQRNADDEPVIQGDEPAWAEINIPPRGELSELNGADGYQSQVYFGEFSPLYSIVGKEPGGQDVEINVPEGSGAGEVPANNTYAGDAGVGVGSLWRKALYALKFSEPNIILSGRVNENSRILYNRTPLERAEKVAPWLTFDNDPYPVAVDGRITWVLDGYTTSNRYPLSELRSLSEMTSDSQDPRAQFATLPTDQVNYMRNSVKATVDAYSGAVTLYEWDQQDPILDVWQSVFPNAVERRDLIPEPILEHMRYPEDLFKVQRNILASYHVEDPLTFYNGSDRWDIPEDPQSTGNLQPPYRLSVATPRQDDQTPDPVFSLTSVYTPANRENLASFISVDADAAQPGDYGQLRILRLPSNTQVQGPSQIANAFASDEEIQQALLPFTRNGTSEAIYGNLLTLPVGEGLLYVQPLYTLRQAGEGNYPVLRFVLVSFGDQAGYGATLTEALNDVLGLEGNALDEEGNLGVDNLPLEPGDGDPQDPQQPGGGDPLAISQEALALLAQASDLFAQADAALANQNLARYQNLNNQARDLVSQALTSAQNEAVAPDGADGAAGAGNGDAGSAGGGDAGAGDADAAAGNDGNG; the protein is encoded by the coding sequence GTGAGCGGCTACTTCGACGATGCACCCCCTTCCGGGGGCAGCACCCGCACCGCCCCGTCCTCCGGCGGAGCGCCCCCGCGCTCGCGCGCCCTGATCTGGACGATCGGGGTGCTGCTCCTGGCCTTCACCCTGCTGTCCACGTTCACCTCGATCTACACCGACCGGCTGTGGTTCGCCTCCGTGGACTTCTCCGAGGTCTACTCCACGCTGCTGCTGACCCGCATCGGGCTCTTCGTGGTCTTCGGCCTGTTCATGGGCGTGGTCGTGGGTGCGAACATCTACCTGGCCTACCGCTTCCGCCCGGTGTTCCGCCCTGCGTCGATGGAGCAGGCGAACCTCGACCGCTACCGCGACGCCGTGGAGCCGATCGGCAAGTGGCTGCTGCTGGGTGTCGCGGGCATCATGGCCGTCTTCGCCGGTGCCTCGGGGGCCGGCCAGTGGCGTGACTACCTCCTGGCCAGCAACGGCGGCGAGTTCGGGGTCACCGAGCCGTTCTTCGGTCGCGACGCCGGCTTCTACGTCTTCGACCTCAGCTGGTACCACTACCTCGTCGACTTCACGATGACCGCGCTGGTGCTCGCGCTGATCTCGGCAGCGGCCGTGCACTACCTCTACGGCGGCATCCGGCTCCAGTCGAAGGCCGACCGGTTCTCCGGTGCGGCGCACGCGCAGACCTCGGTGCTGCTGGGCCTGCTGCTGATCTTCAAGGCCGTCGACTACTACCTCGACCGCTTCGACCTGCTGAACGCCCAGGGCACCCTGCAGGACGCCGCGTTCACCGGCATGCGCTACACCGACGAGAACGCGGTGCTGCCCAGCAAGAACATCCTCATGGTCATCGCGCTGATCTGCGGCATCCTGCTGCTGGCGAACGTCTTCCGGCGTACGTGGACCCTGCCGGCGGTGTCCATCGCGCTGCTGGCGCTGTCCGCGGTGCTGCTCGGCTTCATCTGGCCCGCCGCGGTGCAGAGCTTCCAGGTGCGTCCGAACGAGCCCGACCGCGAGCGTCCGTACATCGCCCGCAACATCGAGTCCACGAGAGCGGCGTACGACGTCGAAGGGACGCAAGTCGTGCGCTACAACGCGGAGACGTCGCTGTCGCCGCAGCAGCTCTCCGACAGCGCGCAGTCGCTGCCCGGCATCCGGCTGCAGGACCCCTCGCAGGTGAACCGCACCTTCCAGCAGAAGCAGCAGGTGCGCGGCTACTACACCGTGCCCGACGTGCTCGACGTCGACCGCTACGAGGTCAACGGCCAGGACCGCGACATGGTCGTCGCGGTGCGCGAGCTGAACCAGGCGGGGCTGCCCGAGGACCAGCAGTCCTGGACGAACCTCGCGACCGTCTACACGCACGGCTACGGCATGATCGCGGCGTACGGCAACCAGCGCAACGCCGACGACGAGCCGGTCATCCAGGGCGACGAGCCCGCCTGGGCCGAGATCAACATCCCGCCGCGCGGTGAGCTGAGCGAGCTGAACGGAGCCGACGGCTACCAGTCGCAGGTCTACTTCGGTGAGTTCTCGCCGCTCTACTCGATCGTCGGCAAGGAGCCGGGCGGTCAGGACGTCGAGATCAACGTGCCCGAGGGCTCCGGAGCCGGGGAGGTGCCGGCCAACAACACCTACGCCGGCGACGCCGGCGTCGGCGTCGGGTCGCTGTGGCGCAAGGCCTTGTACGCCCTGAAGTTCTCCGAGCCCAACATCATCCTGTCGGGCCGTGTGAACGAGAACTCCCGCATCCTCTACAACCGCACGCCGCTGGAGCGGGCCGAGAAGGTGGCTCCCTGGCTGACCTTCGACAACGACCCGTACCCGGTCGCGGTCGACGGCCGCATCACCTGGGTGCTCGACGGCTACACGACGTCGAACCGCTACCCGCTCTCCGAGCTGCGTTCGCTCTCGGAGATGACCTCGGACAGCCAGGACCCCCGCGCGCAGTTCGCGACCCTGCCGACCGACCAGGTCAACTACATGCGCAACTCGGTCAAGGCCACGGTCGACGCCTACAGCGGTGCGGTCACGCTCTACGAGTGGGACCAGCAGGACCCGATCCTGGACGTGTGGCAGTCGGTCTTCCCGAACGCCGTGGAGCGCCGCGACCTGATCCCGGAGCCGATCCTCGAGCACATGCGCTACCCCGAGGACCTGTTCAAGGTGCAGCGCAACATCCTGGCCAGCTACCACGTCGAGGACCCGCTGACCTTCTACAACGGTTCCGACCGGTGGGACATCCCCGAGGACCCGCAGTCCACGGGCAACCTGCAGCCGCCGTACCGCCTCTCGGTCGCGACGCCGCGCCAGGACGACCAGACGCCGGACCCGGTGTTCTCGCTGACCTCGGTCTACACGCCCGCCAACCGCGAGAACCTCGCGTCGTTCATCTCGGTCGACGCCGACGCGGCGCAACCCGGCGACTACGGCCAGCTGCGGATCCTGCGGCTGCCGTCGAACACCCAGGTGCAGGGTCCCTCGCAGATCGCGAACGCGTTCGCTTCCGACGAGGAGATCCAGCAGGCGCTGCTGCCCTTCACGCGCAACGGCACCTCCGAGGCCATCTACGGCAACCTGCTGACGTTGCCGGTGGGGGAGGGTCTGCTCTATGTGCAGCCGCTCTACACCCTGCGGCAGGCCGGCGAGGGCAACTACCCGGTGCTGCGGTTCGTGCTGGTCTCCTTCGGTGACCAGGCGGGTTACGGCGCGACGCTGACCGAGGCGCTCAACGACGTGCTCGGCCTCGAGGGCAATGCTCTCGACGAGGAGGGCAACCTCGGCGTCGACAACCTGCCGCTGGAGCCGGGCGACGGCGACCCGCAGGACCCGCAGCAGCCGGGGGGCGGGGATCCGCTCGCGATCTCCCAGGAGGCTCTGGCCCTGCTGGCTCAGGCGAGTGACCTGTTCGCCCAGGCCGACGCGGCGCTCGCCAACCAGAACCTGGCCCGCTACCAGAACCTGAACAACCAGGCTCGTGACCTGGTCTCGCAGGCGCTGACCTCGGCGCAGAACGAGGCCGTGGCGCCCGACGGCGCAGACGGGGCCGCCGGTGCGGGCAACGGTGACGCCGGGTCGGCAGGCGGCGGCGACGCCGGTGCAGGTGACGCGGACGCCGCGGCCGGCAACGACGGCAACGGCTGA
- a CDS encoding thiamine-binding protein, which translates to MLVAFSVAPSGGGADSSGSVSAAVAAAVRVVRDSGLPHRTSSMFTEIEGEWDEVMTVVKQCVDVVADVAPRVSLVLKADVRPGFTGQIDAKVARVEEHLGSDAATAAPEV; encoded by the coding sequence GTGCTCGTCGCCTTCAGCGTGGCTCCGTCGGGCGGCGGTGCTGACTCCTCCGGGAGCGTCAGCGCCGCCGTCGCGGCGGCCGTACGCGTGGTGCGCGACTCGGGTCTGCCGCACCGCACCAGCTCGATGTTCACCGAGATCGAGGGGGAGTGGGACGAGGTCATGACCGTGGTCAAGCAGTGCGTCGACGTCGTCGCCGACGTCGCGCCGCGCGTGTCCCTGGTGCTGAAGGCGGACGTACGCCCGGGCTTCACCGGACAGATCGACGCCAAGGTCGCGCGGGTCGAGGAGCACCTCGGGTCCGACGCCGCGACCGCCGCGCCCGAGGTCTGA
- the smpB gene encoding SsrA-binding protein SmpB codes for MSRAKRRQKGPKDPRAFLVAANRRARHDYEILETYEAGMVLTGTEVKALRAGRASLVDGFVDIDGGEAWLHQVHIPEYAQGTWNNHATRRKRKLLLHRREIDAVERAVREAGLTVVPLRLYFTEGRAKIEVALARGRKTWDKRRALAERDARHEVEAEMSRRLKRG; via the coding sequence GTGTCGCGCGCGAAGCGGCGACAGAAGGGACCCAAGGACCCGCGGGCGTTCCTCGTGGCCGCCAACCGGCGCGCCCGGCACGACTACGAGATCCTGGAGACGTACGAGGCCGGCATGGTGCTGACCGGCACGGAGGTCAAGGCCTTGCGGGCCGGCCGCGCCTCGCTCGTCGACGGCTTCGTCGACATCGACGGCGGTGAGGCCTGGCTCCACCAGGTGCACATCCCCGAGTACGCCCAGGGCACCTGGAACAACCACGCCACCCGGCGCAAGCGCAAGCTGCTGCTGCACCGCCGCGAGATCGACGCCGTCGAGCGTGCGGTGCGCGAGGCGGGTCTGACGGTCGTGCCGCTGCGGCTCTACTTCACCGAGGGACGCGCGAAGATCGAGGTCGCCCTCGCCCGGGGGCGCAAGACCTGGGACAAGCGACGTGCCCTGGCCGAACGCGATGCGCGGCACGAGGTCGAGGCCGAGATGAGCCGGCGGCTCAAGCGCGGCTGA